From Magnetococcus sp. PR-3, one genomic window encodes:
- the rlmD gene encoding 23S rRNA (uracil(1939)-C(5))-methyltransferase RlmD, protein MEITIDKLASGGSGLGFHEGMAIFVPNTAPGDVVEVEIKSKRKRHAHAELVKIITPSPKRTEPLCPVYEQCGGCQLQHLDAPTRNDYKAAVVKEALEHIAKFENPPMQPLLPGEPETQYRRRCGLKIRWVRDHAVVGFFQTATKRIVDLPGCPVLHPTLEKMIEPIRQLVGKLSVRERLPQVDLSCGDEGLGMIIHVLRKLSAKDKEILQNFAEENKIDQVWIQWGRRDDLIAFIDNEPMRYSPDGEATLKFMPGDFTQAHFEQNRQLVDLVLEWVGKGERVLDLFSGIGNFTLPLARQFKRATGYESYEPAVKRGRSNTMAHPSVTFKTVDLFDETALKGLPLADVDALVVDPPRDGAANLAKQIHADGGPETIVWVSCDPATFARDALILCSGGYQLEKVKPLDMFPMTSHVELIARFTKTGA, encoded by the coding sequence ATGGAAATCACTATCGACAAACTTGCTTCTGGTGGATCCGGCCTCGGCTTTCACGAGGGTATGGCTATTTTTGTACCCAACACGGCGCCCGGTGATGTGGTTGAGGTTGAAATTAAAAGTAAGCGTAAGCGCCACGCCCATGCCGAGCTGGTTAAAATCATTACCCCCAGTCCTAAACGTACTGAGCCTCTGTGCCCCGTTTATGAACAGTGTGGGGGGTGTCAGCTACAGCACCTGGATGCCCCAACAAGAAATGACTATAAAGCCGCGGTTGTTAAAGAGGCCCTTGAGCATATTGCCAAGTTTGAAAACCCACCCATGCAGCCCCTGTTACCGGGTGAGCCTGAAACCCAGTATCGACGTCGGTGTGGTCTAAAGATCCGTTGGGTACGGGATCATGCTGTGGTGGGTTTTTTCCAAACAGCCACCAAGCGCATTGTGGATCTGCCCGGCTGTCCGGTGTTACACCCGACACTGGAAAAGATGATTGAACCTATTCGCCAATTGGTGGGTAAGTTGAGCGTGCGCGAGCGGCTCCCTCAGGTAGATCTAAGCTGCGGTGATGAAGGTCTTGGCATGATTATCCATGTCTTGAGAAAACTCTCTGCTAAAGATAAAGAGATCCTTCAGAACTTTGCGGAAGAAAATAAGATTGATCAAGTGTGGATTCAGTGGGGCCGGCGGGATGATCTCATTGCCTTTATTGACAATGAACCTATGCGCTATAGCCCGGATGGTGAAGCTACCCTCAAGTTTATGCCAGGTGACTTCACCCAAGCCCACTTTGAACAGAACCGCCAACTGGTGGATCTGGTGCTTGAGTGGGTGGGTAAGGGTGAGCGGGTTCTTGATCTGTTCTCTGGCATAGGTAACTTTACCTTGCCGTTAGCCCGTCAATTTAAACGGGCTACAGGCTATGAAAGTTATGAACCTGCTGTCAAACGGGGACGTAGTAATACCATGGCGCACCCTTCGGTCACCTTTAAGACGGTTGATCTATTTGATGAGACGGCGCTTAAAGGATTACCCTTGGCTGATGTAGATGCCTTGGTGGTGGATCCGCCCAGAGATGGTGCCGCTAATTTGGCCAAGCAGATCCATGCGGATGGAGGACCAGAGACCATTGTTTGGGTCTCTTGCGATCCTGCAACCTTTGCCCGTGATGCGCTCATTTTATGTTCCGGGGGGTATCAGCTGGAAAAAGTTAAACCGCTGGATATGTTCCCCATGACCAGTCATGTGGAGCTGATTGCCCGGTTCACAAAAACGGGGGCTTAA
- a CDS encoding precorrin-2 dehydrogenase/sirohydrochlorin ferrochelatase family protein, whose product MAHYMAELILTGRPVLVIGGGKVAQRKLRSLLPSGAQLTVMAPQICADMTTHVQTGLVTHLAQAFDPKILEQPWALVFAATGEAERNRQIALLCAQKGLLCNSADGPEVSGFIVPAVVRRGDVTVGVSTGGLSPSLSRLLKERIERWLEPGWGEVVEVFGAMRQTVLQRIPIAENRYRFWRETSLAAEAEERFAKTDNQKWFKQKLEQRAD is encoded by the coding sequence ATGGCCCACTATATGGCAGAACTAATTTTAACCGGTCGCCCGGTATTGGTCATTGGCGGTGGCAAAGTGGCCCAGCGTAAACTGCGTAGCTTATTGCCCAGTGGTGCCCAGCTGACTGTTATGGCCCCACAGATCTGTGCAGATATGACCACGCATGTACAAACTGGTTTAGTCACCCACCTAGCACAAGCGTTTGATCCGAAGATCTTAGAACAACCCTGGGCACTGGTCTTCGCCGCCACTGGAGAGGCCGAACGTAACCGGCAAATCGCACTATTGTGCGCCCAGAAGGGTCTATTATGCAACTCTGCTGATGGTCCTGAGGTCAGTGGCTTTATTGTACCAGCGGTGGTGCGACGGGGTGATGTAACGGTTGGTGTCAGCACTGGGGGGTTGAGCCCTTCCCTCTCCCGCTTACTTAAAGAGCGTATTGAACGGTGGTTGGAACCAGGCTGGGGAGAAGTTGTTGAGGTATTTGGGGCCATGCGACAAACCGTTTTACAGCGTATACCCATCGCTGAAAACCGTTATCGGTTTTGGCGGGAAACATCCCTTGCCGCAGAGGCTGAAGAACGTTTTGCCAAAACCGATAACCAGAAGTGGTTTAAACAAAAACTTGAGCAGAGAGCGGATTAA
- a CDS encoding enoyl-ACP reductase FabI codes for MGLMEGKRGIIFGVANDRSIAWSIAEACKREGAEVAMTYLGDAMAKRVVPLGEKLGAAFTMSCDATDDTDVQAVIDESAKHWDGIDFIVHSVAFAKKEELKGKFYDTSKEGFQLAMTASVYSLVSMCRAAEPRLTDGAGILTLSYLGAERVLPHYNVMGVAKAALEASVRYLAVDMGGRGIRVNAISAGPIRTLAAAGISDFKEILNWNRDNSPMRRNISQQEVGEASLMFLSSMGSGVSGEVMHVDAGYHVVGMRAVPE; via the coding sequence ATGGGCTTGATGGAAGGGAAACGGGGCATCATTTTCGGGGTTGCCAACGACCGGAGTATTGCCTGGTCCATAGCCGAGGCCTGCAAGCGTGAAGGGGCTGAAGTCGCCATGACCTACTTGGGTGATGCCATGGCCAAGCGGGTGGTACCATTGGGTGAAAAATTAGGTGCTGCTTTCACCATGTCCTGTGATGCCACTGACGATACCGATGTGCAAGCTGTGATCGATGAATCAGCCAAGCATTGGGATGGTATCGACTTTATTGTGCACTCTGTGGCATTTGCCAAAAAAGAGGAGCTCAAAGGTAAGTTCTACGATACCTCCAAAGAGGGTTTTCAACTGGCTATGACAGCCTCGGTCTACTCCTTGGTTTCCATGTGCCGGGCCGCTGAGCCACGTTTAACCGATGGCGCAGGTATCCTAACACTCTCTTATCTTGGCGCTGAACGGGTACTACCCCACTACAATGTGATGGGTGTTGCCAAAGCTGCATTGGAAGCGAGTGTGCGCTATTTGGCGGTAGATATGGGTGGCCGCGGTATTCGTGTTAATGCCATTTCTGCGGGTCCTATCCGTACCTTGGCTGCAGCGGGTATCTCTGACTTTAAAGAGATTTTGAACTGGAATAGAGATAACTCCCCCATGCGCCGTAATATCAGCCAGCAGGAAGTGGGCGAAGCTTCGTTGATGTTCCTCTCTTCCATGGGTTCAGGGGTTTCTGGTGAAGTCATGCATGTCGATGCAGGCTACCATGTTGTGGGTATGCGGGCTGTTCCTGAATAA
- the aroC gene encoding chorismate synthase, which produces MAGSQFGTLFQVSTFGESHGLALGGIVDGCPAGLSLSEEDLQGDLNRRRPGQSRFTTQRQEKDQVKILSGVFEGKTTGTPIGFIIENSDQRSKDYSEIKDKFRPGHADFTYWRKYGNRDYRGGGRSSARETAIRVAAGAIAKKLLKQACGISIRAALTGMGPVDIDPSRWDWAETENNSFFCPDPGSVAALETYLDKIRKAGNSVGALLEVHAEGLPAGLGEPVFDRLDADLAKAVMSINAVKGVEIGAGMSSARATGVEFADEMRPGDDAQHPEFMRNNAGGILGGISTGQPIVIRFAIKPTSSILVPRQSVDKYGQACEVVTKGRHDPCVGIRAVPIAEAMVAMTLADHWMKWRASSPLG; this is translated from the coding sequence ATGGCAGGCAGTCAATTTGGTACCCTGTTTCAAGTTAGTACCTTTGGTGAGAGCCACGGCTTGGCATTAGGGGGCATTGTCGATGGGTGTCCGGCAGGGTTGTCCCTGAGTGAAGAGGACCTGCAAGGGGATTTAAACCGTCGTCGTCCGGGTCAAAGCCGCTTTACCACCCAGCGCCAGGAGAAGGATCAGGTTAAGATTCTCTCAGGTGTGTTTGAAGGTAAAACCACGGGTACACCGATTGGCTTTATCATTGAGAACAGTGATCAACGCTCTAAAGATTACAGTGAGATCAAAGATAAATTCCGTCCGGGACATGCGGACTTCACCTATTGGCGGAAGTATGGTAACCGCGATTATCGTGGAGGTGGGCGCAGCAGTGCCCGCGAGACTGCCATTCGGGTTGCAGCAGGGGCTATTGCCAAAAAACTGCTTAAGCAGGCATGTGGTATCTCTATACGGGCTGCCCTGACGGGTATGGGGCCGGTGGATATTGATCCAAGCCGGTGGGATTGGGCCGAAACAGAGAACAACAGTTTCTTCTGCCCAGATCCTGGTTCTGTTGCAGCCTTGGAAACGTATCTGGATAAGATCCGTAAAGCGGGTAACTCCGTCGGTGCTTTGCTGGAAGTGCATGCGGAAGGGCTACCTGCTGGTTTGGGTGAGCCAGTGTTTGATCGTTTGGATGCGGATTTGGCCAAAGCCGTGATGTCGATCAACGCGGTTAAGGGGGTGGAGATTGGTGCAGGTATGTCCAGTGCACGGGCTACCGGTGTGGAGTTTGCCGATGAAATGCGCCCAGGAGATGATGCCCAGCACCCCGAGTTTATGCGTAACAATGCTGGGGGTATTCTCGGGGGTATCTCGACGGGACAACCCATAGTTATCCGTTTTGCCATTAAGCCTACCAGCTCCATTTTGGTCCCGCGTCAATCGGTAGACAAATATGGACAAGCCTGCGAGGTGGTGACCAAAGGTCGGCACGATCCCTGTGTAGGGATCCGCGCGGTTCCCATTGCAGAAGCCATGGTGGCCATGACACTGGCGGATCATTGGATGAAATGGCGTGCCAGTAGCCCGCTTGGATAA
- the nuoN gene encoding NADH-quinone oxidoreductase subunit NuoN: MAIQLPDINLALMLPEILISLVAMGLLLASAWWEGTDGVRRIRRIAAGSLLLAMLLTLLSVGAEDTSTFDGMFVNDRLTAFMKVMLYIATLFPMVISWEYLEKSKVGNGEYYVLSLFAALGGMLMISSGSFMMLYLGIELMSLSIYVLAAFKRDRIQSNEAGLKYFLLGSMASGILLYGISLIYGVTGSVDFAAITAYLHDAQQAGPALTMGLILVIAGLSFKIAAAPFHMWAPDVYEGAPTSVTAFMAAMPKIAAFAVLFRVLADTFGSMHNIWGPILVLLAILSMAVGSLAALGQSNIKRLLAYSSIGHVGYALIGLAVGNEMGYKSVLVYLTIYIFMNVGAFALILALNKEGFGDEIDDYKGLSAKRPGLALLMGIFMFSMAGIPPLAGFMAKLQIFMAAVDAHMYTVAILGVLFSAVSAYYYLRIIKTMYFDEAEREFDMTIDFPSRAIVGLSGVLIVIWGILPGSLIATATATIKAFM; encoded by the coding sequence ATGGCGATTCAACTGCCCGATATTAACCTCGCCCTTATGCTGCCTGAGATCCTGATCTCTTTGGTGGCCATGGGACTGCTTCTAGCCAGTGCTTGGTGGGAGGGCACCGATGGTGTTCGCCGGATCCGACGCATTGCCGCTGGTAGCCTGCTGTTGGCCATGCTTCTGACCCTGCTTAGTGTGGGTGCAGAAGATACCAGTACCTTTGATGGCATGTTTGTCAACGATCGTTTGACCGCCTTTATGAAGGTCATGCTCTATATTGCCACGCTCTTCCCCATGGTGATCTCTTGGGAATACCTGGAAAAGAGCAAAGTGGGCAATGGTGAGTATTATGTACTCTCCCTGTTTGCCGCACTGGGCGGTATGTTGATGATCAGCAGTGGCAGTTTTATGATGCTCTATCTGGGTATCGAACTGATGTCACTCTCCATCTACGTGCTGGCAGCATTCAAACGTGATCGGATTCAATCCAACGAAGCGGGCTTGAAGTACTTTTTGTTGGGTTCCATGGCTTCCGGTATTCTGCTCTATGGCATCTCCTTGATCTACGGTGTGACGGGTAGTGTCGATTTTGCAGCCATTACCGCTTACCTGCACGATGCTCAACAGGCAGGTCCTGCATTAACCATGGGTTTGATTTTGGTTATTGCTGGTCTCTCCTTTAAAATTGCCGCTGCTCCTTTCCATATGTGGGCACCGGATGTTTATGAAGGGGCTCCAACCTCTGTGACAGCTTTCATGGCGGCGATGCCAAAAATCGCAGCCTTTGCGGTGCTGTTCCGGGTTTTGGCGGACACCTTCGGTTCCATGCACAATATCTGGGGCCCTATCCTTGTGCTGCTGGCCATTCTCTCAATGGCGGTAGGCTCTTTGGCGGCCTTGGGGCAGAGCAACATTAAGCGTCTGTTGGCGTACTCCTCCATTGGTCATGTTGGGTATGCACTGATCGGTTTGGCGGTAGGTAACGAGATGGGCTATAAGTCTGTCTTGGTGTATCTGACCATCTATATCTTTATGAATGTCGGTGCTTTTGCACTTATCCTGGCCTTGAATAAAGAAGGTTTTGGGGATGAGATCGACGACTATAAAGGTCTCTCTGCCAAGCGTCCTGGGTTGGCCTTGTTGATGGGTATCTTCATGTTCAGCATGGCAGGTATTCCGCCCCTTGCAGGGTTTATGGCCAAACTGCAGATCTTCATGGCCGCTGTTGATGCCCATATGTACACCGTTGCGATCTTAGGTGTGCTGTTTAGTGCCGTCTCTGCTTACTACTATCTGCGCATTATTAAGACCATGTACTTTGACGAAGCTGAGCGTGAGTTCGATATGACGATCGATTTCCCCAGCCGTGCCATCGTTGGTCTTAGCGGTGTATTGATTGTAATCTGGGGTATTCTACCGGGTTCACTCATTGCTACCGCAACAGCGACTATCAAAGCTTTTATGTAA
- the nuoK gene encoding NADH-quinone oxidoreductase subunit NuoK: MSLNAYLVLAAMLFTIGVFGIFLNRKNVISIMMSIELMLLAVNINFVAFSHYLHDLTGQIFTFFVVTVAAAEAAIGLAILVTFFRNRTTINVEEIDTLKG; this comes from the coding sequence ATGAGTCTCAATGCCTATCTGGTTCTGGCGGCGATGCTGTTCACCATTGGGGTGTTTGGTATCTTCCTTAACCGCAAAAATGTGATCAGCATCATGATGAGTATCGAATTGATGCTGCTGGCTGTGAACATTAACTTTGTGGCCTTCTCCCACTATCTGCATGATCTGACCGGTCAGATCTTCACCTTCTTCGTGGTCACGGTGGCTGCGGCAGAAGCGGCCATCGGTCTGGCCATTTTGGTGACCTTCTTCCGTAATCGGACCACCATCAACGTGGAGGAGATCGACACCCTCAAGGGTTAA
- a CDS encoding NADH-quinone oxidoreductase subunit M, whose product MLSLLTFLPLIGALAILAFVDRERADLARLAALGISVVTLIISLILYGSFDPSTHEFQFVEEFAWLPALGIHYRMGVDGISYPFVMLTALLTPICLLASWESIQKRVKEYMAAFLALESFVIGVFCALDFALFYVLWEAMLIPMFLIIGVWGGKNRVYAAMKFFLYTLAGSVLMLIAMISLYFTAGTFSIPELMNVQLPFNYQMWLFLAFFIAFAVKVPMWPVHTWLPDAHVQAPTAGSVILAGILLKMGAYGFLRFSLPILPDASRYMADFIFILSLVAIVYTALVALVQTDMKKLIAYSSVSHMGFVTIGIFAFNQQGIEGSILQMINHGIVSGALFLIVGVIYDRLHTRELSKFGGLALRMPIYAVIFMLFTMASVGLPGTNGFIGEFLILMGAFLANTAVAFVAATGLVLGAAYMLWLYKQVMFGEIVHEENKKLLDVNAREIALFVPLMILVLWIGFYPNPFLDAFHASVGHLVEQVQVVKTGAITQAVAAH is encoded by the coding sequence ATGCTGAGCCTTCTAACTTTCCTGCCCTTGATCGGCGCACTGGCGATTCTCGCTTTTGTGGACCGTGAACGTGCTGATCTGGCACGTCTGGCGGCCTTGGGAATCTCTGTTGTTACCCTGATCATTTCATTGATCCTGTATGGCAGTTTTGATCCAAGTACCCACGAATTCCAGTTTGTTGAGGAGTTTGCGTGGTTACCTGCACTGGGCATTCACTACCGTATGGGTGTGGATGGCATTAGCTATCCCTTTGTGATGCTTACCGCCCTATTGACGCCAATCTGTCTGTTGGCCTCATGGGAGAGCATTCAGAAACGGGTTAAAGAATACATGGCCGCTTTCCTGGCACTGGAAAGTTTTGTCATCGGTGTATTCTGCGCGCTGGACTTTGCCCTGTTCTATGTGCTGTGGGAAGCAATGCTGATCCCCATGTTCTTAATCATCGGTGTTTGGGGTGGTAAGAACCGGGTTTATGCAGCCATGAAGTTCTTCCTCTACACCTTGGCTGGTTCGGTATTGATGTTGATCGCTATGATCAGCCTCTACTTTACCGCTGGGACCTTCTCCATTCCGGAGTTGATGAACGTCCAATTGCCCTTTAACTACCAGATGTGGTTGTTCCTGGCCTTCTTTATCGCCTTTGCGGTGAAGGTGCCCATGTGGCCCGTACACACCTGGTTGCCTGATGCGCACGTGCAAGCACCAACGGCGGGTTCCGTCATCCTGGCTGGTATTTTGTTGAAGATGGGTGCCTACGGCTTCCTACGCTTCTCACTACCAATCCTGCCAGATGCCTCCCGTTACATGGCAGATTTCATTTTCATTCTCTCTCTGGTCGCCATTGTCTACACCGCATTGGTCGCACTGGTTCAGACTGATATGAAGAAACTGATTGCTTACTCATCTGTTTCGCATATGGGTTTTGTTACCATCGGTATCTTTGCCTTTAATCAGCAGGGTATTGAGGGCAGCATTCTGCAGATGATTAACCACGGTATTGTTTCAGGCGCACTGTTCCTGATTGTTGGTGTCATCTATGACCGGTTGCATACCCGCGAGCTCTCCAAATTTGGCGGTCTTGCCTTACGTATGCCCATCTATGCTGTGATCTTTATGCTCTTCACCATGGCTTCTGTGGGTCTGCCAGGAACCAATGGCTTTATCGGTGAGTTCTTGATCTTAATGGGTGCTTTCCTCGCCAACACGGCGGTGGCCTTTGTGGCGGCAACGGGTTTGGTGTTGGGTGCAGCCTACATGCTTTGGCTCTACAAACAGGTTATGTTTGGTGAGATCGTGCATGAAGAGAATAAAAAGCTACTGGATGTTAATGCACGGGAAATTGCACTGTTCGTTCCTTTGATGATTCTGGTGCTGTGGATTGGTTTTTATCCCAATCCGTTCCTGGATGCTTTCCACGCTTCTGTGGGTCATCTTGTGGAGCAGGTTCAGGTTGTTAAGACCGGAGCTATTACCCAAGCGGTTGCGGCTCACTGA
- a CDS encoding class I SAM-dependent methyltransferase, with amino-acid sequence MTLTPTAASEALQHELIEMAKAHQGWLSFHQFMSHALYHPIHGYYMRKYARLGKEGDFTTAPEMTSLFGELLTLQFIEVWQRMGSPGFFSMMEVGAGSGKLAVDVLKTAEKFPPFYEALSLIILEKSPDFRCVQAKTLEQGKVNLSKVRWVQDIESWEQEGAFHGVVYGNEILDAFPVQWIEQTEEGLKEVAAHWDGTQWSERLIEPTDRAWADYFTSRDIELDVGMRTEFCLDAQAWVQKVSNNLAQGALLFIDYGYVAKDYYQSGLPHGTLMAHHRHERIMDPWLVPGDMDLTAHVDFSAMSTVGREQGMDLLGFTTQGWFLMGLGILQRLEQVIKADTNSERVTQLRHTVSRLIMPDAMGERFKVLAMGRGLGEDPLAGFSMKDQSHRL; translated from the coding sequence ATGACTTTGACCCCCACAGCTGCGTCAGAAGCGCTTCAGCATGAACTGATTGAGATGGCTAAAGCTCACCAAGGTTGGTTGAGTTTTCATCAGTTTATGTCACACGCGTTGTACCATCCCATCCATGGCTATTACATGCGTAAGTATGCGCGTTTGGGTAAAGAGGGTGATTTCACCACTGCGCCAGAGATGACCTCTCTTTTTGGTGAGCTGCTGACACTGCAGTTCATAGAGGTATGGCAACGTATGGGTTCCCCCGGATTCTTCTCTATGATGGAAGTTGGGGCGGGTAGTGGCAAACTGGCGGTAGATGTCTTAAAAACTGCTGAAAAATTTCCACCGTTTTATGAAGCACTCTCTTTGATTATCTTGGAGAAAAGTCCAGATTTTCGCTGTGTGCAGGCCAAAACGTTGGAACAAGGTAAGGTCAACCTGAGTAAAGTGCGTTGGGTGCAGGATATCGAAAGCTGGGAGCAAGAGGGGGCGTTCCATGGTGTTGTTTATGGCAACGAAATTTTGGATGCCTTTCCGGTTCAATGGATCGAACAGACAGAAGAGGGTTTAAAAGAGGTTGCAGCACACTGGGATGGCACACAGTGGTCAGAGCGCCTTATTGAACCGACAGACCGTGCATGGGCAGATTATTTTACCTCACGTGACATTGAACTGGATGTCGGTATGCGCACAGAGTTTTGTTTAGATGCTCAAGCGTGGGTACAAAAGGTCTCTAACAATCTTGCACAGGGTGCCCTGCTATTCATTGATTATGGCTACGTTGCTAAAGATTACTATCAAAGCGGGTTACCCCACGGCACGTTAATGGCGCACCATCGCCATGAACGTATTATGGACCCATGGTTGGTGCCTGGGGATATGGATTTGACCGCTCATGTTGATTTTTCAGCCATGTCGACAGTGGGGCGCGAACAGGGTATGGATCTGTTGGGATTTACCACTCAGGGTTGGTTTCTTATGGGGTTAGGCATTCTGCAGAGGTTAGAGCAGGTGATTAAAGCCGATACCAACAGTGAACGTGTTACTCAGCTACGACATACGGTTTCACGCTTGATTATGCCCGACGCTATGGGAGAACGTTTTAAGGTGTTGGCCATGGGCCGTGGCTTAGGTGAAGATCCACTGGCAGGCTTCTCTATGAAGGACCAAAGCCACCGTCTGTAG
- the nuoL gene encoding NADH-quinone oxidoreductase subunit L: MSTYKLIVLLPLLGSVIAGLFGRIIGDRMSQMVTIGGMVLSLLLSIQAFMAIAVGDSPAVSEVFWSWVISGEFQVTLGVLVDRLTAVMLIVVTGVSTLVHIYSVGYMQDDPDNPRFFSYLSLFTFAMLMLVTSPNFLQLFFGWEGVGLASYLLIGFWFKKESACNAAIKAFLVNRVGDFGFALGVLAIFLIFGTLDYEAVFGMAGRGEFNQTMEFLGFEFYTVTLICLLLFLGAMGKSAQLFLHTWLPDAMEGPTPVSALIHAATMVTAGVFLVCRASPLFELSEFALAVVTILGALTAFFAATVGMVQNDIKRVVAYSTCSQLGYMFFAAGVSAYAASMFHLMTHAFFKALLFLGAGAVIYAMHHEQDLRKMGGLWKKIPLTYALMMIGTLALTGFPGLAGYYSKDAILESAYAANTLTGTFAFWMGILAAGMTTFYSFRLIFMAFHGKPKDEHAFDHAHEAPWFMRGPNLILAVGAVIAGWAGYKLGIISDGWFKEAIVLAPGHDALANAHHVPKWVVNLPFVMFLIGLVLAIIMYVVKPSLPATMAEAFPRAYQFLLNAWYFDKMYDKLLIQPAKCLGRGLWKTGDETIVDGYGVNGWARTLGRWGASLRRMQSGYVYHYAFAMFVGVLALATFYS, from the coding sequence ATGAGCACGTATAAACTCATCGTACTTTTACCACTGCTGGGCTCTGTGATCGCGGGGCTGTTCGGGCGGATTATCGGTGATCGTATGAGTCAGATGGTCACCATTGGGGGCATGGTTCTTTCCCTGTTGCTCTCTATCCAAGCCTTTATGGCCATTGCAGTGGGTGATAGCCCTGCTGTGAGTGAAGTATTTTGGAGTTGGGTCATCTCTGGGGAGTTCCAGGTTACCTTGGGTGTCCTGGTGGACCGGTTAACCGCAGTGATGTTAATTGTGGTGACAGGTGTTTCCACATTGGTCCACATCTACTCCGTTGGGTATATGCAGGATGATCCGGATAATCCCCGGTTCTTCAGCTACCTTTCACTGTTTACGTTTGCCATGCTGATGTTGGTCACGTCCCCCAACTTCCTGCAACTGTTCTTTGGTTGGGAAGGCGTGGGTTTGGCCTCGTATCTGCTCATTGGTTTCTGGTTCAAAAAAGAGTCGGCCTGCAACGCGGCGATCAAGGCCTTCTTGGTCAACCGTGTAGGTGACTTTGGCTTTGCACTGGGTGTTCTGGCGATCTTCTTGATCTTCGGTACGCTGGATTATGAAGCGGTCTTTGGTATGGCCGGTCGTGGTGAGTTTAACCAGACCATGGAGTTTTTGGGTTTTGAGTTCTACACCGTCACCCTGATCTGTCTGTTACTCTTTCTGGGTGCCATGGGTAAGTCAGCCCAGCTGTTTTTGCACACGTGGCTGCCTGACGCCATGGAAGGTCCAACACCGGTTTCAGCACTGATTCACGCCGCAACCATGGTGACTGCAGGTGTCTTCTTGGTGTGTCGTGCTTCCCCACTCTTTGAGCTCTCTGAGTTTGCCTTGGCCGTGGTGACCATTCTTGGTGCCTTGACTGCATTCTTTGCCGCCACTGTGGGTATGGTCCAAAATGATATTAAACGGGTGGTTGCTTACTCTACCTGTTCTCAGTTGGGCTACATGTTCTTTGCCGCTGGTGTTTCAGCTTACGCGGCTTCCATGTTCCACCTGATGACACACGCTTTCTTTAAAGCGTTGCTGTTCCTCGGTGCTGGTGCCGTAATCTATGCCATGCACCATGAGCAGGATCTGCGGAAAATGGGCGGTTTGTGGAAAAAGATTCCACTGACGTACGCTTTAATGATGATCGGTACCTTAGCCTTAACAGGTTTCCCAGGATTAGCCGGTTATTATTCAAAAGATGCCATTTTAGAGTCTGCCTACGCCGCCAATACCCTGACCGGAACCTTTGCTTTCTGGATGGGTATTCTGGCCGCGGGTATGACCACCTTCTATAGCTTCCGTCTCATCTTCATGGCTTTCCATGGTAAGCCAAAAGATGAACACGCTTTTGATCACGCCCATGAAGCCCCTTGGTTTATGCGTGGTCCTAACCTGATTCTTGCGGTCGGTGCTGTTATCGCCGGTTGGGCGGGTTATAAGCTGGGTATTATCTCAGACGGATGGTTTAAAGAAGCCATTGTACTGGCACCTGGTCACGATGCATTGGCCAATGCCCACCATGTTCCTAAGTGGGTTGTAAATTTACCGTTTGTTATGTTTCTGATTGGTCTGGTCCTGGCGATTATCATGTATGTCGTCAAGCCTTCATTGCCTGCAACCATGGCTGAAGCGTTCCCCAGAGCTTATCAGTTCCTGCTCAACGCTTGGTATTTCGACAAGATGTACGACAAGCTGTTAATTCAGCCAGCCAAGTGTCTGGGTAGAGGTCTTTGGAAAACCGGTGATGAAACCATTGTTGATGGTTACGGTGTCAACGGTTGGGCTCGGACCCTGGGTCGTTGGGGTGCTTCGCTACGGCGTATGCAGTCTGGCTATGTCTACCACTACGCCTTCGCCATGTTTGTTGGCGTACTGGCCCTGGCTACCTTCTACAGCTAA